Proteins from a genomic interval of Paenibacillus sp. FSL R5-0623:
- the dnaN gene encoding DNA polymerase III subunit beta — translation MKISIMKNYLNDSIQQVSKAISSRTTIPILSGIKFDVNHQGVTLTASDTDISIQSFIPLEDGDKSVVQVDQPGSVVLPAKFFVEIIKKLPSQEVHMEVKENFNTFISAGATEIQLVGLDPEEFPVLPSIEENQTVSIPGDLLKNMIKQTVFSISTHETTPILTGVLWSLGDNELKFVATDRHRLATRSAMLDNAEGIRFNNVVISGKTLNELSKIVPDQNTLVDIVVADNQVLFKIDRVLFYSRILDGTYPDTSRIIPTSYKTELVLDTKKLSESIDRAYLLSREEKTNIVRMQTMDSGSVEISSSSSELGKVREEIEPAEFTGDPLKISFNSKYMLDVLKVVESEQLMIAFTGVMSPIILKPLDDSHSLYVILPYRTTN, via the coding sequence ATGAAAATCAGCATAATGAAAAACTACTTAAACGATTCCATACAGCAAGTATCCAAAGCGATCTCAAGCCGTACAACGATTCCGATTCTGAGCGGTATCAAATTCGACGTGAATCATCAAGGTGTAACGTTGACAGCAAGTGACACCGATATATCCATTCAATCCTTCATCCCGCTTGAAGATGGAGATAAAAGCGTAGTTCAGGTAGATCAACCCGGCAGTGTGGTTTTGCCAGCCAAGTTTTTTGTGGAGATCATCAAGAAGCTGCCATCACAGGAAGTACACATGGAAGTCAAAGAGAACTTCAACACCTTTATCTCCGCAGGTGCTACCGAAATTCAACTGGTAGGTCTGGATCCGGAAGAATTCCCGGTACTGCCAAGCATCGAAGAAAACCAAACGGTCTCCATTCCAGGAGATTTGCTGAAAAATATGATCAAACAAACGGTCTTCTCCATTTCCACACATGAGACTACTCCAATCCTGACAGGTGTACTCTGGAGTTTGGGTGACAACGAATTGAAATTTGTGGCAACAGACCGTCACCGTCTTGCTACTCGATCAGCAATGCTGGATAATGCAGAAGGTATCCGCTTCAACAACGTGGTCATTTCCGGTAAAACGCTGAACGAGCTCAGCAAAATTGTTCCGGATCAAAATACCCTTGTGGATATCGTTGTTGCAGATAACCAGGTCCTGTTCAAAATCGACCGTGTATTGTTCTACTCCCGTATTTTGGACGGGACATATCCGGATACTTCTAGAATTATTCCAACGTCATACAAAACAGAACTTGTTTTAGATACAAAAAAATTAAGTGAATCCATTGACCGGGCTTATTTGCTGTCGCGTGAAGAGAAAACAAACATCGTGCGTATGCAAACGATGGATTCGGGATCCGTTGAAATTTCTTCAAGCTCTTCCGAGCTAGGTAAAGTAAGAGAAGAAATCGAACCTGCCGAGTTTACAGGAGATCCGTTAAAAATCTCGTTCAACTCCAAATACATGCTGGATGTGCTGAAAGTTGTTGAAAGTGAGCAGCTGATGATCGCTTTTACAGGAGTCATGAGTCCAATTATCTTGAAACCGCTGGATGACAGTCACAGCCTTTACGTGATATTGCCATATCGGACGACCAACTAA
- the recF gene encoding DNA replication/repair protein RecF yields the protein MFVNSIDLQNFRNYEHLRLDSFGPVNLLIGQNAQGKTNLAEAIFVLALTKSHRTSRDKELIRFGEERARLAAEVDKKYGSVKLELSLSQQGKKAKINGLEQRKLSDFVGALNVVMFAPEDLEIVKGTPGVRRRFLDMEIGQVAPGYLYHLQQYQKVLVQRNNLLKQLWGKGASAQTMLEVWNEQLVEHGVKIVKKRKQFIKKLQKWAETIHQGITGGGEVLRLAYLPSFSEAAEEDEAVLMDQFMIKLSQMKEQEIRRGTTLSGPHRDDLSFFINDREVQTYGSQGQQRTTALSLKLAEIELIHEEIGEYPVLLLDDVLSELDPFRQTQLIETFQSKVQTFITATGIESLNVDKLKDASIYHVHAGQVER from the coding sequence GTGTTTGTGAACAGCATTGATCTGCAGAATTTCCGCAATTATGAACATCTGAGACTGGATTCCTTTGGTCCCGTAAACTTGTTGATCGGGCAAAATGCCCAAGGCAAGACCAATCTTGCAGAGGCGATTTTTGTACTTGCACTCACCAAGAGCCACCGTACATCCCGTGACAAGGAGTTAATCCGTTTCGGTGAGGAACGTGCCAGACTTGCAGCAGAGGTCGACAAAAAGTACGGATCGGTCAAGCTTGAACTATCTTTGTCGCAACAAGGCAAAAAAGCAAAGATTAACGGCCTGGAGCAGCGCAAGTTAAGTGATTTTGTCGGAGCGCTCAATGTTGTGATGTTTGCACCGGAGGATCTGGAGATTGTAAAAGGCACACCGGGGGTCCGCCGCCGGTTTCTTGACATGGAGATTGGACAGGTTGCACCAGGTTACCTGTATCACCTGCAGCAATACCAAAAAGTGCTCGTACAACGAAACAATTTGCTTAAGCAGTTATGGGGAAAAGGGGCATCGGCCCAGACCATGCTTGAGGTGTGGAACGAACAACTGGTCGAGCATGGTGTTAAAATCGTCAAAAAAAGGAAACAATTCATAAAGAAACTGCAAAAGTGGGCAGAAACGATTCATCAGGGGATCACCGGAGGCGGAGAAGTCTTGCGGCTGGCCTACCTTCCTTCCTTCAGCGAAGCCGCTGAGGAAGATGAAGCTGTCTTAATGGACCAATTTATGATAAAATTATCACAAATGAAAGAGCAGGAGATTCGCCGAGGCACAACCCTTAGTGGGCCGCATCGGGATGACCTGTCCTTTTTCATTAACGATCGGGAAGTACAAACATATGGCTCGCAGGGGCAGCAGCGCACAACGGCGTTGTCCCTTAAACTTGCGGAAATTGAACTGATTCATGAAGAAATCGGAGAATATCCAGTTCTGTTGCTGGATGATGTTCTGTCCGAGCTGGACCCTTTTCGCCAGACGCAGCTGATCGAAACGTTCCAGAGCAAGGTGCAAACCTTTATTACGGCTACGGGGATCGAGAGTCTGAACGTTGACAAGCTCAAAGATGCCAGTATTTATCACGTTCATGCCGGACAGGTTGAACGCTAA
- a CDS encoding extracellular matrix/biofilm biosynthesis regulator RemA family protein translates to MYIHLGGEKIIRSSELVAIFDISIEKSSKISKQYVTHAEQEKTVEHIGEEEAKSIVVTKNIVYYSPISSATLKKRAHIFPDL, encoded by the coding sequence ATGTACATTCATCTGGGCGGTGAGAAGATCATCCGTTCTTCCGAATTGGTCGCTATTTTTGATATATCGATTGAAAAATCCTCAAAGATCTCCAAGCAGTATGTCACGCATGCCGAGCAGGAAAAAACAGTGGAACACATCGGCGAAGAGGAAGCCAAGTCCATTGTGGTGACCAAAAACATTGTGTACTACTCGCCTATTTCCTCAGCCACGCTGAAGAAGCGGGCTCACATTTTTCCGGATCTCTAG
- the yaaA gene encoding S4 domain-containing protein YaaA, producing the protein MNQVTIRTEYIKLDQFLKLADCIPTGGMAKALLQEGLVRVNKEPEERRGRKLYPGDIVEVDGEGTFEVAAE; encoded by the coding sequence GTGAACCAAGTTACGATTCGTACGGAATATATTAAGCTTGATCAATTTCTGAAACTGGCTGATTGCATCCCAACTGGAGGTATGGCCAAAGCTCTTCTTCAGGAAGGACTTGTACGTGTGAATAAAGAGCCTGAGGAACGACGGGGACGTAAGTTATACCCTGGGGATATCGTTGAAGTGGACGGAGAAGGCACATTCGAAGTTGCTGCAGAATAA